AAATAGGTTCCTCCTGAATGACCCAGTGGATATATTGAATGTCCTAATATTGAAATTTTTAAAATTTTACTGGCTAGCAATACAACAAGTAGCCTGAGCCAGGTGCAAAATTTGACGCTAAACTGTTCGAGCGGTCAGCGAGTTTTTAGCGTCTTGACTTTTTTGGTTCTTTTTGTGTCAAGACAAAAAGAACAGAACCTCAGCTATGAAACAACTTCACTAAGAATTTACAACTACAACTGCAGCTATATGAACGAGAACTTTTAAATTCTTTTAAGTAAAGCAAGGCAGGGAAGTAAATCCGCGCCATAGTAGCCGCAGCTATACGAACGAAAGCTTTTAGCTAATCTGTAAGTGCAAACAAGCACAAAATTCGATGAACTTGCAGCTCCGCCAACAGAAAATTTAAAAAATCAATCAAAATACGCTTCTTTCTCCGGATTATCCAGATACTCGAAAAGAAACTGCACCTGCGACTCCGTGTTGCGCTCCAGCGAGAGTTCCGGTAAGTGATTGCGGTCGAAAAAGCCGACACCTTGCGTTTCCATGCCTTGTTGGAGCGAACCCCCGATAACTTTGCATAGAATAAAAATTTTGTAGGTGTGGTACGGCGAGGGCGGATGCGGGTGGTGCTTTTTATCGAGTACCGCCAGCAACCTAACTGGCCTTACCTCCAAACCAGCTTCTTCCCGCGTTTCTTTTACCGCTACTTCGGCCGGCGAGTAGCCTACATCGGCCCAGCCGCCGGGCATCGACCAGCAATTATCGAGCTTTTCGTGCACCAGCAGGATTTGGTTATTTTGGAAAACCACGGCGCGCACATCTACCTTTGGGGTTTGATAACCGGTTTCGTTGGTAAATAAATTTTTAATTTTTTGCGGTTCTTCGCCGGAAAGTTCCTGTAGGATCTGCACGCTAATGGCGCGCAGTTCTTCGTAGCGTTCGGTGTCGTAGTCGTTTACGGCGTAGGTTAAGCCGGCCTGGGCAATGGCCTGCACACGCTTGGCAAATGCCAGCCATTTTTCGGTCGCTTCGGATGGTGCCATAAAATCCAGATTTACAAAGCGGCTTAGTGGCCGCTGAGCAACAGGTTTTTTAATTCGTTTAGGCCTAACTCCGTGAAACTATCAATGACCAAATCGGTGTGGCTTAACTCTTCAGCGCTGTGCGTAGTGGTAATGCCCACTACTTTCATTTCGGCTTTTTGCCCGGCTTCTACGCCTACGGTAGAATCTTCCATTACAATGCAATTGCTGGGTTCTACGTTCAGCAGCTCAGCGGCTCGCAAGTAAATCTCAGGATCGGGTTTGCCTTTAGTTACCTGGGTGGCATCTACTACGGCATCAAAATAAGTACGGGTGTTAGTGGCATCCAGAATAAAATCGATGTTGCTGATGGGCGCATTGGAAGCTAAGGCCATGGGCACCCCAGCATCTTTTAACTCTTGCAAAAAGTTCTGCAAGCCACCGGTAAGTTCTACGTGGTCGCGGTAAATATCCCGGAACAAAGCTTCTTTTTCTTCGCTTAAATCAGTTAGCTGATCGCTGGTAAAATCGTTGCCGTTGGCGAAGGCATTATCTTTTATAAACAACTGCAGGGCGTCGCGGTTGGTGCGGCCGTAAATGTAATGGCCCAAGTCTTTGCCTTCTAAATTGAGTTGGTGCTTTTCCGCAAACTTTTTCCAGGCTTTTAGGTGGTACGGGTTCGTATCGCAGATAACACCGTCCATATCAAATAATACTGCTAATTCTTTCTTCATTTTACTAGTAATGGCTGGAGGCAGCCGCTTCTTCAAGTCGTGTTCATACGGATTTAAGCCGGAAAAGTCGGTTTAATTTTAAAAGTAAACTGCTTTATTATCCAGCTAAATTTAAAACGTTGCCGGTTTTATTCACGCCTTGTTCTCCTGATCGACCTTAATTTTTAAAATTTCTGCGGCAAAGCTATCCCGGACTTTTCACAAATTAAAAATTTACAGCTAAAAACTTGCGTAACCTAATGGTTACACATATATTAGTAACCGTTTAGTTACATAACAACCACTTACCATGCGACGGGATGTGTTTCAGGCCATTGCCGACCCCACACGGCGGCAGATTATCTATTTGGTAGCGCACCAAACCTTAAACTTAAATGCTGTAGCCGATAACTTTAACGTAAGCCGGCCGGCTATTTCCAAGCATATCAAAATTTTAAGGGAGTGCGGGTTAATTAAAATTAAAAAACAAGGTCGCGAAAGATTTTGCGAAGCGCACCTGGAAAACTTAAAGCAAGTGTCGGAATGGCTGGAGCAATACCGTTTATTCTGGAACAACAAATTAGATGCTTTAGAACAGCACATACAGAAAGACGAAAATTTAAAAAATCCTTAAATAAGTAAGACGATGAACCAACAACCCCTTGTTTTTGAGCGCCACTTCCGGGTGCCGCCGGCTAAAGTATGGCGGGCTATTACCGACAAAGACGAAATGAAAAACTGGTACTTTGATCTGGAAGAATTTACACCCGAAGTAGGTTTTACCTTTACATTTACAGGCGGCCCTAGTCCCGAAAAACAATACCTGCATCTGTGCGAAGTAACCGAAGTTGTTCCGGAAAGCAAGTTGACTTATAGCTGGCGCTACGAAGGTTATGCTGGTAACTCGTTTGTTACTTTTGAGTTGTTCCCGGAGGAAAACGGTACGCTGTTGCGATTAACGCATGCGGGCCTGGAATCTTTCCCGAAAGAAAATCCGGATTTGGCCGCTCACAACTTTGTCGAAGGTTGGAACAGCATTGTGCATGATTCTTTGCGCACGTATTTAGAACCTGAAGCTCAGCTAAATGCCAAGTAAAAGCCTTTGCTACCTTTTTTAAAGAAGCAGGATCTGACGCTCGTGCCTAACTATTTGGGCGGCCTCTTGCCGGACAAACAAATAAACTTTTCTTAGGAGCAAATCAGTCGGCAAGTTCCTACCGGCCAGAGGCCGGACTATAATCATTGCGAGCGGGGGCGCTCGCGATAGTACGAGAACTGAGCGTTACTATATCCGGCTGCTACTTTAAAACCAGTCAGTTGCAAAAAGTAAAAATTTAAAAAATGCATAAAAAAAGCTGCTCCGGTAATCTGGAGCAGCTTTACAGTAGGAACCTGTAATAACTTATTTACTTCTTACGGCTTTTATCAAATCTTTGGCATCCTTGCCCGCCTCCAAGGCCAGGTATTCGGCTTGTAAGCTTTTAATCTTCAGCTCATCGCTAGCCGAAATAGAAGTAGTAATTTCTTGTTTCCGGTCGTTGAGTTGCCGGTACACGTAGTCGGTATAATCCCAGTCGTTCTGGTCCCAGTTGCGTTTTTTGGCGCGTACCATGCCCATAAACACCAGGTAAGCTTCGCGCACGTTTGTGGCGTTAATCTTATTCAAATTCTGGTATTCGCCGAGCAGTTGCTTCTGGCGTTTTTTAATTTCTGCGGCTTGCAGGGGTTTGCTGGTACGCTCTTTATTCTGTGCTTCCCAGGCTTTGTATTTGGCTTTGGCTTCCAGGTACTCGGCTTTGGCATCTTTCGATAAACTATCCAGACCTTTCTCTAAATGAGCCGTTTTGCGCTTAAACTCGGCTTGTATTTCGGGTAAATTTTCGTTAGTGGCCGAGTCTACTTTACTGGCTTTTTGGTTTACCCAATCTTTAAATTTTTTCAATTCTTTTACGGCACTGGTATTGCCCCGGATTACCAGAATGGTATCCCGGGAACCGGATTGGTCTGCTCCCGTACTGGCCGTAATAGCTTCTTCGGTGGCAATCGTCCGCCGGGTTTCGCACGCCGAAAGAGCGGTTGCCATGGTAAAAAATAGTAAAAGAAAAGGCGCTGTTTTATTCAATAATTTCATAGTTGTTGCGTTCATCAGTATATAAACTGCAATAGGAATATTTTGGTATATACGTAAAATTACCCCCGAAAGTATATTCTTAATTTAGAGTAAATAAATGGCTTGGGAACAGCGTACTAGCCCATACTAGCATTCTGTCAGAATAAAATAGGTTGGCAAAAATATTGCATCTATTAGGTGTATCCTGAATTAGAAATAAAGGCAGATTTAACCAGCCTCCATGCACTGGTAAAGGGCTTTTTAACGAGATAAATAATTGATACTGGTAAGATAAAATATGAAAAAATTCTGGCAGAAAATAGCTTTAGGACTGGCGCTAACCGTGCCATTTTTACAGCTTCCGGATGCAGCCCGCGCAACGGGTAAAGTAATTGCTTCCGGTACTGTAATGGTGGCGAACCCGGTGGGAGCCCGCGATATTATAAAAGAAATTATTGACGTAGTTGGCTTAAAACCACGCTTTGAAGTGCGGGAATCTACGGAGGTACCCAACGCGGCGGCGGTTATTTACAACGGCAAACGCTATATACTATACAACCCGCAGTTTGTGGCTTCGGTAAACAATGCGGTTAAAACCGACTGGGCGGCGGTGAGCATTCTGGCGCACGAAATCGGGCATCATTTAAATGGCCATACTTTAATCCGGGGCGGCAGCAACCCCACCGATGAGTTAGAAGCCGATGAGTTTTCGGGATTTGTGCTCCGCAAAATGGGGGCTACTTTACCGCAAGCCCAAGCGGCTATTGCGGCCTTAACCGACGAAAGTTATTCGGCTACCCACCCCGGTCGTTCGTCGCGGTTAACGGCCATTAGCACCGGCTGGCAAAATGCCAATGGTCAAATTTTAGCTAGTGCAAAACCTAGTATTAAAGCTACACCACCCGTAATTGCGCAAGTTGAAGACCCGAAACAGCCGGTTACTACGAAGCCCGTTGTGCGCAAGCAAGCTACGGCTGCTGGCCTGGATAGCCGGTCTATTTTGGGGAAAGTTACTTTTGAGGCCGCTCCACGGGAACAGTTTTACGTGACGACGCGTTATAACCTCGTACGCGTTACCGACGACGGCATAGAAGTGGTTGGTAAACTTACCCGTACGAATAACTCCGAAGTACCTTTTGTTTTTGAAAGCGATTATTTTCAGTCGTTGTATTTAACCCAGGAGGGTACTATTGTAAACCGACGCGGACAACGGGTGGGTTACGTGAGTTAGAATTAAGATTTTTTAAAATTTTTTACTTTCCTGTTTTCTTGTTTCTTTGTTTGTAAGCCCTTGCCGGTAACCTTTGGCAAGGGCTTTTTACGTATACGGGCTTTTACTATAACCACTGATGTACTTGAGCCAGCCCGAAGCTATCATAAGAACCAGTAAAGCGCCCTGGATTATCTCGGGCAGTTTTATAGGATTACTACTGGCGTGTTATTTTTTATGGCCCGCCTTTCAGGAAACCATCAACGAAGCCTGGCAGGTATTAACCAGCGGCGATCAAGAACGCATTTCCAGGTGGGTGAGTCAGTTTGGCTTTTGGGGACCCGTGTTTATAATCGGGTTTATGGTAGCACAAATGTTTCTGGTGGTGGTAAACGTGGTAGCCTTAATGGTTGTAGCGGTATTGGCCTACGGACCGGTATGGGGTTCGGTCATTTCTATCGGGGGCATTTTTGTAGCTTCTACGGTGGGGTACTTGCTCGGTCGCGGCTTAGGTCCGGCTACCATTGGCAAATTTTTAGGCGCCAAAACCCAGGAGAAAGTAGCCGAACAGGTAGAGCGTTACGGCATATGGGCGGTAGTGCTGGCCCGTATCTCTCCTATTATCTCCAACGATGCCATTAGTATTGTAGCCGGTATTGTGCGAATGCCTTACGGTAAATTTATGCTGGCTACGGCTGGCGGCATTATTCCGCTTACTTTGCTTATTGCGTACCTAGGCCAAAACATTGACCGCTTAAAAACCGGGCTAATTGTGGTTTCGGTGGTTGGCGTTGTAGCTTTAATTGCTTATTACATTTACGATCGCCAGAGACGGAAAAAACAGGCAAAACAGGATTAAACTTAAAAACAAACAGCCTGACTTTAGTAAATCAGGCTGCGAAATTGTGAAAATATTAAAAACTTAGTTCTAGCTAAACTATTTGTTTAGCCATTGTTGATGCTTTTGTCGAACTTCTAGGTCAGTTAGCCAATTACTAGAATCTTTACTTTCA
The sequence above is a segment of the Adhaeribacter swui genome. Coding sequences within it:
- a CDS encoding NUDIX hydrolase, with protein sequence MAPSEATEKWLAFAKRVQAIAQAGLTYAVNDYDTERYEELRAISVQILQELSGEEPQKIKNLFTNETGYQTPKVDVRAVVFQNNQILLVHEKLDNCWSMPGGWADVGYSPAEVAVKETREEAGLEVRPVRLLAVLDKKHHPHPPSPYHTYKIFILCKVIGGSLQQGMETQGVGFFDRNHLPELSLERNTESQVQFLFEYLDNPEKEAYFD
- a CDS encoding ArsR/SmtB family transcription factor encodes the protein MRRDVFQAIADPTRRQIIYLVAHQTLNLNAVADNFNVSRPAISKHIKILRECGLIKIKKQGRERFCEAHLENLKQVSEWLEQYRLFWNNKLDALEQHIQKDENLKNP
- a CDS encoding SRPBCC family protein: MNQQPLVFERHFRVPPAKVWRAITDKDEMKNWYFDLEEFTPEVGFTFTFTGGPSPEKQYLHLCEVTEVVPESKLTYSWRYEGYAGNSFVTFELFPEENGTLLRLTHAGLESFPKENPDLAAHNFVEGWNSIVHDSLRTYLEPEAQLNAK
- a CDS encoding M48 family metalloprotease, whose protein sequence is MKKFWQKIALGLALTVPFLQLPDAARATGKVIASGTVMVANPVGARDIIKEIIDVVGLKPRFEVRESTEVPNAAAVIYNGKRYILYNPQFVASVNNAVKTDWAAVSILAHEIGHHLNGHTLIRGGSNPTDELEADEFSGFVLRKMGATLPQAQAAIAALTDESYSATHPGRSSRLTAISTGWQNANGQILASAKPSIKATPPVIAQVEDPKQPVTTKPVVRKQATAAGLDSRSILGKVTFEAAPREQFYVTTRYNLVRVTDDGIEVVGKLTRTNNSEVPFVFESDYFQSLYLTQEGTIVNRRGQRVGYVS
- a CDS encoding HAD family hydrolase, whose amino-acid sequence is MKKELAVLFDMDGVICDTNPYHLKAWKKFAEKHQLNLEGKDLGHYIYGRTNRDALQLFIKDNAFANGNDFTSDQLTDLSEEKEALFRDIYRDHVELTGGLQNFLQELKDAGVPMALASNAPISNIDFILDATNTRTYFDAVVDATQVTKGKPDPEIYLRAAELLNVEPSNCIVMEDSTVGVEAGQKAEMKVVGITTTHSAEELSHTDLVIDSFTELGLNELKNLLLSGH
- a CDS encoding TVP38/TMEM64 family protein; the protein is MSQPEAIIRTSKAPWIISGSFIGLLLACYFLWPAFQETINEAWQVLTSGDQERISRWVSQFGFWGPVFIIGFMVAQMFLVVVNVVALMVVAVLAYGPVWGSVISIGGIFVASTVGYLLGRGLGPATIGKFLGAKTQEKVAEQVERYGIWAVVLARISPIISNDAISIVAGIVRMPYGKFMLATAGGIIPLTLLIAYLGQNIDRLKTGLIVVSVVGVVALIAYYIYDRQRRKKQAKQD